From Polyangiaceae bacterium, a single genomic window includes:
- a CDS encoding site-2 protease family protein: protein MFSPDTIRNLVLTLVVMLLSLSVHEFAHALAADRLGDDTPRRQGRLTLSPLEHYDIFGTFLIPIAAAFFGSVPMIGWARPVQFNPTRLTRKLTMRTGSMVVAAAGPLSNLVLACLSYVALVVCDRSGLLMKGGVPLLAFLSAMVLTNLGLFVFNLLPIPPLDGSRLLPRRFDSVLEKVAPFSFLLLLVVVSRFGSVIRQPVNWLLVGFERVAHAPIGGF, encoded by the coding sequence GTGTTCTCGCCCGATACCATTCGCAACTTGGTGCTCACCCTGGTGGTGATGCTGCTGTCGCTCAGCGTGCACGAGTTCGCGCACGCGCTGGCGGCAGACCGGTTGGGAGACGACACGCCCCGGCGCCAAGGCAGGCTCACCCTCTCCCCCCTCGAGCACTACGACATTTTCGGGACATTCCTGATCCCAATCGCTGCAGCGTTCTTTGGTTCGGTTCCGATGATCGGCTGGGCTCGCCCCGTGCAATTCAATCCCACGCGCCTGACCCGAAAGCTCACGATGCGCACGGGCTCGATGGTCGTCGCCGCCGCAGGGCCGCTCTCGAATCTCGTGCTGGCGTGCTTGAGCTACGTCGCCCTCGTGGTGTGCGATCGCAGCGGGTTACTGATGAAAGGCGGCGTTCCCCTGCTGGCTTTCCTGAGCGCCATGGTGCTCACGAACCTCGGGCTGTTCGTGTTCAACCTGCTGCCTATTCCTCCCCTCGATGGGTCGAGGTTGCTGCCCCGGCGTTTCGATAGCGTGCTCGAGAAGGTCGCGCCGTTTTCGTTTCTGCTGTTGCTCGTGGTGGTTAGTCGCTTTGGCAGTGTGATTCGCCAGCCAGTCAACTGGCTGTTGGTCGGCTTCGAGCGCGTCGCGCACGCCCCGATAGGAGGCTTCTGA
- a CDS encoding protein kinase — protein sequence MGERRTCPTCGENYAPDVIFCPRDGAPLGGRKTELQDDAYLGLELAGQFRLDQLIGIGAMGRVYRAHQSGIGRDVAVKILHRELLTNDTLIRRFHQEAKVASRLLHPNVVQVLMTGQLPRMPDSLIGGESYLVMEHLDGISLRSCLGAAGGALPLPRALHIVLQVCDAVGEAHAQNIVHRDLKPENVMLVRRGDDHDFAKVLDFGVAKIDLGDESVATQAGAVFGTARYVSPEGARGDKVGPPGDVYALATMLFQTLSGTTPFDGDNPVAILVKHANAEPPDVRSVPRSSYVPEPIARVILQNLAKQASARAADARVFGRALVEAARQSGLAPEDLALRSTLLGGGTALSLSSLQRTKSLDLSPDLAARMRGETPAPEDASADRSPGGQSAPSGTKILEPEEAAHKPVTRLVEPDPPGNAHDTRVSPALTQNDEGAPQATPVKPERTSGTPSSPDTGLATPAPGASSPGLTRPSSPEGSLARPSSPGALSLPDDAPLSGPHSSAGPQSGPYSSPYSGRGSLPSVEPYEMPEEQPRSLKALVLVLCFVLGAGLSVLIAYKLGVFQNKTLSAEGYTEQAQKALAAGHLVDPPGNNVRDITDAALQQWPKHPGLLEVRKDAASRLVDQAEAQRAAPVEATRLLNLATDLDGDNTRAKQLLRELSKPPELDAGASDAAPSATGAAIRVPHGNKPPAPKASSSASTTPSSAPSVAPPAPTPTGSGGRWL from the coding sequence ATGGGAGAGCGGCGGACGTGCCCGACTTGTGGGGAAAACTACGCCCCGGACGTCATCTTCTGTCCGCGTGACGGCGCACCTCTCGGCGGCCGCAAGACCGAGCTGCAGGACGACGCCTACCTTGGCCTCGAGCTCGCCGGTCAGTTCCGACTGGACCAACTGATCGGGATTGGCGCCATGGGGCGCGTGTACCGCGCACATCAGTCGGGCATTGGACGCGACGTCGCCGTTAAGATCCTGCACCGGGAGCTGCTCACGAACGACACGTTGATCCGGCGTTTCCACCAGGAAGCAAAGGTCGCGAGTCGGCTCCTACACCCGAACGTGGTGCAGGTGCTGATGACAGGGCAGCTTCCACGCATGCCGGACTCGTTGATCGGCGGCGAGTCGTACTTGGTGATGGAGCACCTAGACGGCATCTCGCTGCGCTCCTGCCTGGGTGCGGCGGGAGGTGCGTTGCCACTGCCGCGCGCGCTGCACATCGTGCTCCAGGTCTGCGACGCAGTGGGTGAAGCCCACGCGCAGAACATCGTGCACCGCGACCTCAAGCCCGAGAACGTGATGCTGGTGCGACGAGGCGACGATCACGACTTTGCAAAGGTGCTCGATTTCGGCGTCGCCAAAATCGACCTCGGAGACGAATCCGTCGCGACCCAAGCCGGCGCCGTGTTCGGTACGGCTCGCTATGTGTCCCCAGAAGGCGCACGCGGCGACAAGGTTGGTCCGCCAGGCGACGTGTACGCCCTGGCCACGATGCTGTTCCAGACGTTGAGCGGCACAACGCCTTTCGATGGAGACAACCCGGTAGCCATCCTAGTAAAGCACGCAAACGCCGAGCCACCGGATGTGCGCAGCGTGCCGCGCTCGAGCTACGTGCCGGAGCCCATCGCTCGCGTCATCTTGCAAAACCTCGCCAAGCAGGCTTCCGCCCGCGCAGCGGATGCGAGGGTCTTCGGTCGTGCCCTGGTTGAAGCCGCGCGGCAAAGCGGGCTCGCTCCAGAAGACTTGGCGTTGCGTTCGACACTCCTCGGAGGCGGCACCGCTCTCAGCCTGTCTAGCCTTCAGCGCACCAAGAGCCTGGACTTGAGCCCAGATTTGGCTGCTCGCATGCGTGGAGAAACGCCCGCGCCCGAGGACGCTTCCGCTGATCGCAGCCCAGGTGGCCAAAGCGCACCGAGCGGCACCAAGATCCTCGAACCCGAAGAAGCCGCGCACAAGCCGGTGACGCGCTTGGTGGAGCCAGATCCTCCCGGCAACGCCCATGACACCCGCGTCTCACCTGCCCTAACCCAGAACGATGAAGGAGCGCCGCAAGCGACGCCCGTGAAGCCCGAGCGGACTTCCGGAACCCCCAGCTCGCCGGACACAGGCCTCGCCACGCCAGCTCCGGGCGCGAGTTCTCCGGGATTGACACGACCCAGCTCTCCGGAAGGGAGCCTGGCGCGTCCCAGCTCACCAGGGGCTCTCAGCCTGCCTGACGACGCCCCGCTGAGCGGACCGCACTCGAGCGCTGGTCCCCAGAGCGGCCCCTACTCGTCGCCTTACTCGGGCCGCGGTTCGCTCCCCAGTGTAGAGCCCTACGAGATGCCCGAGGAACAGCCCAGGTCGCTCAAGGCGCTGGTTTTGGTGCTGTGTTTCGTGCTCGGGGCCGGGCTCAGCGTGCTCATCGCCTACAAGCTTGGTGTCTTCCAGAACAAGACGCTCTCTGCGGAGGGCTACACCGAGCAGGCCCAGAAGGCCCTGGCGGCAGGTCACCTGGTGGATCCTCCTGGAAACAACGTAAGGGACATCACCGACGCGGCGCTGCAACAGTGGCCGAAGCATCCCGGGCTGCTCGAAGTGCGCAAAGACGCGGCGAGCCGTCTAGTGGATCAGGCGGAGGCTCAACGCGCGGCGCCGGTGGAAGCCACGCGGCTCCTGAACCTGGCGACAGACCTCGACGGGGACAACACGCGGGCCAAGCAACTGTTACGCGAACTCTCGAAGCCCCCCGAGCTAGACGCAGGGGCGAGCGACGCCGCGCCTAGCGCGACCGGCGCAGCCATTCGGGTTCCCCACGGTAACAAACCACCAGCACCGAAAGCCTCTAGCTCCGCGAGCACCACGCCTAGCAGCGCGCCTTCGGTAGCTCCCCCCGCGCCAACGCCCACGGGCTCCGGAGGGCGTTGGCTATGA
- a CDS encoding flagellar biosynthetic protein FliR yields MSAPGLVESWLEVFNLTAQDLRAWGLAWARVAPSVTLVPAFGLRALPGPARAALGLSIAACVAPALTPIASSSKLAWPVLLLQQMALGLPVALVAAVGIWTLVMVGGVVDDLRGAKAEANIAVLDRPIGPTGALMGLLGCWLFLQSGGPARIAEALIRPNLEFRQPLLGAALHLTQGIQIALAVAAPLIAASLVLQLASALVTRAANPAHLQPVLEPLKSLALLGILALLLDRLLEASAGLLLRLP; encoded by the coding sequence GTGTCTGCTCCTGGGCTGGTCGAGTCGTGGCTCGAGGTGTTCAACCTCACAGCTCAAGATTTGCGCGCCTGGGGCCTCGCCTGGGCGCGGGTGGCGCCCTCAGTCACGCTGGTGCCTGCGTTCGGCTTGCGGGCGCTGCCAGGCCCCGCGCGGGCGGCGCTCGGGCTGTCAATCGCTGCTTGTGTGGCTCCCGCGCTGACGCCCATCGCGAGCTCGTCGAAGCTCGCGTGGCCTGTGCTGCTGCTGCAACAGATGGCGCTCGGGTTGCCTGTGGCGTTGGTTGCTGCCGTGGGGATCTGGACGCTGGTGATGGTGGGCGGCGTCGTGGACGACCTGCGGGGTGCAAAGGCGGAGGCGAACATCGCCGTGCTGGATCGGCCGATTGGACCGACGGGCGCGCTCATGGGGTTGCTCGGGTGCTGGCTCTTCCTCCAGAGCGGGGGCCCCGCGCGCATCGCCGAGGCGCTGATTCGACCCAACTTGGAGTTCAGGCAGCCGCTGCTCGGCGCGGCGCTGCACCTGACTCAGGGGATCCAGATCGCTCTGGCGGTGGCTGCGCCGCTGATCGCCGCGTCCCTCGTGCTGCAGCTGGCCTCTGCGCTCGTGACCCGCGCTGCGAACCCGGCGCACCTGCAGCCGGTGCTGGAGCCGTTGAAGAGCCTGGCGCTCTTGGGGATCCTCGCGTTGCTCTTGGATCGCTTGCTGGAGGCTTCCGCGGGGCTCTTGCTGCGTCTGCCTTGA
- a CDS encoding MaoC family dehydratase N-terminal domain-containing protein yields the protein MALDLSAVGAKTAVYDYPYDWKILATYALGIGAKKDELAYVYEAKGPKVYPTFAVVPSFGPMGEMVGKTQGSLASILHGGQSVRIHKKIPSEGVAKTTATLDGIYDMKKMAQAIVKTQTEINGELIFETESSIIFRGEGGWGGAPPPKQEIPDIPDGMKPSWIHEETTSPEQALLYRISGDQNPLHADPDFAKMVGFPAPILHGLCSYGFVARAVILKALDGDGDRVKFYSAQFRKPVWPGETIRTEGYDLGNGVTAVKAYAADRPDPVIARAWIEASA from the coding sequence ATGGCTCTCGATCTATCCGCCGTCGGCGCCAAGACCGCCGTCTACGACTACCCCTACGACTGGAAGATCCTCGCAACCTACGCCCTCGGCATCGGCGCCAAGAAGGACGAGCTTGCGTACGTGTACGAAGCCAAGGGGCCGAAGGTCTACCCGACGTTCGCGGTGGTGCCTTCGTTCGGGCCCATGGGTGAGATGGTTGGCAAGACTCAAGGCAGCCTCGCGAGCATTCTCCACGGCGGCCAGTCCGTGCGCATTCACAAGAAGATCCCGTCCGAGGGCGTCGCCAAGACGACCGCCACCCTCGACGGCATCTACGACATGAAGAAGATGGCTCAGGCCATCGTGAAGACTCAGACGGAGATCAACGGCGAGCTGATCTTCGAGACCGAGTCCTCGATCATTTTCCGCGGGGAAGGCGGCTGGGGTGGTGCTCCTCCCCCCAAACAAGAAATCCCGGACATCCCTGATGGGATGAAGCCAAGCTGGATCCATGAGGAAACAACCAGCCCAGAGCAAGCGCTGCTCTACCGCATCTCCGGCGACCAAAACCCGCTGCACGCGGATCCGGACTTCGCGAAGATGGTGGGCTTCCCGGCGCCGATCCTCCACGGCTTGTGCAGCTACGGCTTCGTCGCGCGTGCGGTGATCCTCAAGGCACTGGACGGCGACGGCGATCGCGTGAAGTTCTACTCCGCGCAGTTCCGTAAGCCCGTGTGGCCCGGCGAGACAATCCGCACCGAGGGCTACGACCTCGGCAACGGAGTCACGGCGGTGAAGGCCTATGCAGCGGATCGCCCAGACCCGGTGATCGCCCGCGCGTGGATCGAAGCGAGCGCTTGA
- a CDS encoding peptidyl-prolyl cis-trans isomerase, producing the protein MAKKQSKQHEPEEELDDDEEYVDDEEGSDDEYEDEDDDEYEDEDDEYEDEEEDDEEEEVAPAKKRKAAPARDARGAAKRPAAPPPPKVYDPDKDPTWWAPWAVMLGLIVVGLLGFMGVFWPVAHAEAEHEETAAIAHEDPSPAASAMKQLDPKQMADIRQRIEARRKAQLEGQGTETVTASHILIGYKGAQRAKSERSKDEAKKLADKIAKEAKAKGADFGALAKKYSEGPSGPKGGDLGPFTRGRMVKPFSDAAFALKPGDVSEPVETPFGYHIIKRTK; encoded by the coding sequence ATGGCGAAGAAGCAATCCAAGCAACACGAACCCGAAGAAGAACTCGACGACGACGAAGAGTACGTCGACGACGAGGAGGGCTCGGACGACGAGTACGAAGACGAAGACGACGACGAGTACGAAGACGAAGACGACGAGTACGAAGACGAGGAGGAGGACGACGAGGAAGAGGAAGTCGCCCCCGCCAAGAAGCGCAAAGCCGCTCCGGCACGCGACGCTCGTGGTGCCGCCAAGCGCCCCGCCGCTCCGCCACCGCCCAAGGTCTACGACCCCGACAAGGATCCCACGTGGTGGGCTCCCTGGGCCGTGATGCTGGGCCTCATCGTGGTTGGCTTGCTCGGCTTCATGGGCGTGTTCTGGCCCGTGGCTCACGCGGAAGCGGAACACGAGGAGACCGCGGCCATCGCCCACGAGGATCCCTCGCCCGCCGCATCCGCCATGAAGCAACTCGACCCGAAGCAGATGGCGGACATCCGTCAGCGCATCGAGGCTCGGCGCAAGGCGCAGCTCGAAGGCCAAGGCACGGAGACCGTGACGGCATCGCATATCCTCATCGGCTACAAGGGCGCTCAGCGCGCGAAGTCGGAGCGCTCCAAGGACGAGGCCAAGAAGCTCGCGGACAAGATCGCCAAGGAAGCCAAGGCCAAGGGTGCTGACTTCGGTGCTCTAGCGAAGAAGTACTCCGAAGGCCCGAGCGGTCCGAAGGGCGGCGATCTCGGTCCCTTCACCCGCGGCCGCATGGTCAAGCCCTTCTCTGACGCAGCGTTCGCGCTCAAGCCCGGCGATGTGTCGGAGCCGGTAGAGACTCCCTTCGGCTACCACATCATCAAGCGCACGAAGTAA
- a CDS encoding acyl-CoA dehydrogenase family protein, with amino-acid sequence MDFELPEQHRILRQTVRDFCEREVRPKAREWDREERFPHEIVPKLAELGLLGIRIPEAYGGSEMDMLAYAIVVEECARVDGSLALTVASHNGLGTGHVLSFGNEEQKQKYLGKATTGEWLGAWALTEPGSGSDSAGMQTTAVRDGDDWVLNGTKMFITQGSVGGFTVVLARTNKEVKAQRGITAFIVEQSTPGYSASKKLEKYGCRSSDTVELTLENVRVSDAQRLGDVDHGFYDTMSILDCGRISIAAMALGLGRGALDMAVRYAKERSQFGRPIADFQAIQWMLADARTKLDAAELLIHRAADLADKGEPFSQQASMAKLFASEVATQVCNDSLQIHGGYGYTREFDIERHLRDAKICEIGEGTSQVQRIVIAKHLLA; translated from the coding sequence GTGGATTTCGAGCTACCCGAGCAACACCGCATCCTGAGGCAGACGGTTCGAGACTTCTGTGAGCGCGAGGTGCGCCCGAAGGCTCGGGAGTGGGACCGTGAGGAGCGTTTCCCCCACGAGATCGTGCCGAAGCTCGCGGAGCTCGGGCTGCTTGGCATTCGCATCCCCGAGGCCTACGGCGGCTCCGAAATGGACATGCTCGCCTACGCCATCGTGGTCGAGGAATGCGCGCGCGTGGACGGCTCCCTGGCGCTCACCGTCGCTAGCCACAACGGGTTGGGGACCGGGCACGTGCTGTCCTTCGGCAACGAGGAGCAGAAACAAAAGTACCTCGGCAAGGCCACCACTGGCGAGTGGCTCGGCGCCTGGGCGCTCACCGAGCCAGGCTCCGGGTCTGATTCCGCGGGGATGCAGACGACGGCGGTGCGCGACGGTGACGACTGGGTGCTCAACGGCACCAAGATGTTCATCACGCAGGGTTCGGTGGGCGGCTTCACCGTGGTGCTCGCGCGCACCAACAAGGAAGTGAAGGCCCAGCGCGGGATCACGGCCTTCATCGTCGAGCAGTCGACGCCGGGCTACTCCGCGAGCAAGAAGCTCGAGAAGTACGGCTGCCGCTCAAGCGACACCGTGGAGCTGACGCTGGAGAACGTGCGTGTCTCGGACGCCCAGCGCCTCGGTGACGTGGACCACGGCTTCTACGACACCATGAGCATCCTCGACTGCGGGCGTATCTCGATCGCGGCGATGGCCCTCGGGCTCGGGCGCGGCGCTCTGGACATGGCCGTGCGCTACGCGAAGGAGCGCAGCCAGTTCGGCCGCCCCATCGCCGACTTCCAAGCCATCCAGTGGATGCTGGCGGACGCTCGCACCAAGCTCGACGCAGCGGAGCTCTTGATTCATCGCGCGGCAGATCTGGCGGACAAGGGTGAGCCCTTCAGTCAGCAAGCCTCGATGGCGAAGCTCTTCGCGAGTGAAGTCGCGACGCAGGTCTGCAACGACTCGCTGCAGATCCACGGTGGCTACGGCTACACGCGGGAGTTCGACATCGAGCGGCACCTGCGAGACGCGAAGATCTGCGAGATTGGCGAAGGCACGAGCCAGGTGCAGCGCATCGTGATCGCCAAGCACCTGCTGGCTTGA
- a CDS encoding prepilin-type N-terminal cleavage/methylation domain-containing protein gives MGNTHTHLHRLRKQRAQRGFSLIELVVVVIIIAILAVIAIPAISKRMKDRRTSELAQRVSHIYRDARMRAMGRGGAVMVSYTTGAGAGQFTVREGVVGTSGTCAELPSNGCNRNWAVADSRVMNTLSVDSSGEYQNMKVTMTDPAASGVSTMDICYTPLGRTFVRYAAGSAFVPLTGVPFANVSRYDGSTPVGLARNVVILPNGTSRLGL, from the coding sequence ATGGGAAACACCCACACTCACCTTCATCGACTCCGGAAGCAACGCGCCCAGCGCGGCTTCTCACTGATCGAGCTGGTCGTCGTCGTGATCATCATCGCGATCCTCGCGGTGATCGCCATCCCAGCGATCAGCAAGCGCATGAAAGATCGGCGCACCAGTGAGCTCGCTCAGCGGGTGAGCCACATCTACCGCGACGCACGCATGCGAGCGATGGGTCGCGGTGGCGCGGTGATGGTCAGCTACACCACGGGCGCCGGCGCGGGTCAGTTCACGGTCCGTGAAGGGGTCGTCGGGACGAGCGGGACCTGTGCGGAGCTGCCGTCGAACGGCTGCAATCGCAACTGGGCCGTGGCGGACAGTCGCGTAATGAACACGCTCTCCGTCGACAGTTCGGGTGAGTACCAGAACATGAAGGTGACGATGACGGACCCCGCTGCGAGCGGCGTCTCCACGATGGACATCTGCTACACGCCCCTCGGTCGCACCTTCGTGCGCTACGCGGCTGGCAGCGCCTTCGTGCCGTTGACGGGTGTCCCCTTCGCCAACGTCTCCCGTTACGACGGCAGCACCCCAGTTGGGCTCGCGCGCAACGTCGTGATCCTCCCGAACGGCACCTCGAGGCTCGGTCTGTGA
- a CDS encoding prepilin-type N-terminal cleavage/methylation domain-containing protein codes for MKQRLDANRRGYTIVELMMAIAVFAIGVSGVIAMQKVTLASNRHAKNLAVANHIAQAWMERLSADAVHWNYPGPRNPSAASDLGTQTQWLKEVDNEADWFQPDYIGAEDFGPAFTALGAPFDNVTNPNTVAAYCTHIRLTWLNRDNQGAVGNGLIRAQVRVFWLREGNGGGLENAGFCNPATDAVEVGKHPELYHFVYQASAIRQEPAGR; via the coding sequence GTGAAGCAGCGACTCGACGCAAACCGACGCGGCTACACCATCGTCGAGCTGATGATGGCGATCGCTGTGTTCGCGATCGGTGTCTCCGGCGTGATCGCGATGCAGAAGGTGACGCTGGCTTCGAACCGCCACGCGAAGAACCTCGCCGTCGCAAACCACATCGCGCAAGCCTGGATGGAGCGCCTGTCCGCGGACGCGGTGCACTGGAACTATCCGGGGCCGCGCAATCCCAGCGCCGCGAGCGACCTGGGCACCCAAACCCAGTGGCTCAAGGAAGTCGACAACGAAGCGGACTGGTTTCAGCCGGACTATATCGGCGCGGAAGACTTCGGCCCGGCGTTCACGGCTCTCGGCGCGCCGTTCGACAACGTCACCAACCCGAACACCGTGGCCGCCTACTGCACGCACATTCGCCTGACGTGGCTGAATCGCGACAATCAAGGCGCCGTCGGGAACGGGTTGATCCGCGCCCAGGTGCGCGTCTTCTGGCTGCGCGAAGGCAATGGCGGCGGGCTCGAAAACGCCGGTTTCTGCAATCCGGCTACGGACGCGGTCGAGGTTGGCAAGCACCCCGAACTCTACCACTTCGTCTACCAAGCATCGGCGATCCGCCAGGAGCCCGCAGGACGATGA
- a CDS encoding prepilin-type N-terminal cleavage/methylation domain-containing protein, which translates to MSTRRIPRVMLTAVRPASRTGQRGFTLAELMVAITGGLFISIAVFSMARFGSRFYQQESRVANATMSSVVGFERLKADITRAGFLASPNVQRDPNVCGQPATDASWPVQLRDLAAIQITPNFLTGNAVLDTAANGNIQPDQITLAGSYVTGDEFPIRLIQQTGSGYDVTLQVLTGPMARLGTANLNSVFQPGRALRIIDESGKQQYGTITGTSFNAGQPVVSLSQSPQLILRQGGSQQCGFKGLETGARANVVNFIRYELRNMTGDAAHAALFADTNAAVLGDSSRVELVRYEINTAGNQIQGTQEIVAELAVDLAFSIRAVDVDTDLNQSYANALSPIGTAAAPSAGGRPERIRVVRTRLSVRSREADRAGQATPPNGVPNELYRIALNPSATAANQRWARVRTIQADISLPNLMGTTW; encoded by the coding sequence ATGAGCACGCGGCGTATCCCCAGGGTAATGCTTACGGCGGTGCGGCCTGCCTCGCGGACCGGGCAACGTGGGTTCACCCTCGCGGAGCTGATGGTCGCCATCACCGGTGGGCTCTTCATCTCCATCGCGGTGTTTTCCATGGCCCGCTTTGGCTCGCGCTTCTACCAGCAAGAGTCTCGCGTGGCGAACGCCACCATGAGCAGCGTGGTGGGCTTCGAGCGCCTCAAGGCGGACATCACCCGGGCTGGCTTCTTGGCGTCGCCCAACGTGCAACGCGACCCAAACGTGTGCGGGCAGCCGGCAACCGATGCGAGCTGGCCCGTGCAGCTCAGAGACCTCGCGGCGATCCAGATCACCCCGAACTTCCTCACGGGCAACGCCGTGCTGGACACCGCGGCGAACGGCAATATTCAGCCGGATCAAATCACCCTCGCCGGCTCCTACGTGACCGGAGATGAGTTCCCGATCCGACTGATTCAGCAGACGGGCTCGGGCTACGACGTCACCCTGCAAGTGCTCACCGGGCCCATGGCCCGCCTCGGCACCGCCAACCTGAACAGCGTCTTCCAACCGGGACGCGCGCTGCGCATCATCGACGAATCAGGGAAACAACAGTACGGAACCATCACGGGGACGTCGTTCAACGCGGGTCAGCCGGTGGTGTCCCTGAGCCAGTCACCGCAGCTGATCTTGCGGCAAGGCGGCAGCCAGCAGTGTGGCTTCAAGGGGCTGGAGACCGGCGCGCGGGCGAACGTCGTCAACTTCATCCGCTACGAACTGCGCAACATGACCGGCGACGCCGCCCACGCGGCGCTCTTCGCCGACACGAACGCGGCGGTGCTGGGCGACTCCTCGCGCGTCGAGCTGGTGCGCTACGAAATCAATACCGCAGGGAACCAAATCCAGGGCACCCAGGAGATCGTCGCAGAGCTGGCGGTGGATCTCGCGTTCTCGATCCGAGCGGTCGACGTCGACACGGATCTGAACCAAAGCTACGCCAACGCGCTCAGCCCCATCGGCACCGCGGCTGCACCTAGCGCTGGCGGCAGGCCCGAACGGATCCGGGTCGTGCGCACCCGACTCAGCGTGCGCTCTCGAGAAGCAGATCGCGCGGGTCAGGCCACGCCACCGAACGGCGTGCCCAACGAGCTGTACCGTATCGCGCTAAACCCCAGCGCCACCGCAGCGAACCAGCGCTGGGCGCGGGTTCGCACCATCCAGGCGGATATTTCGCTGCCCAACCTGATGGGGACGACGTGGTGA
- a CDS encoding pilus assembly PilX N-terminal domain-containing protein encodes MKQRMTPAHFSRHLRRSPVVGARRARVEERGAALFIVVLVITLLTAIGIFAARSASLVDMASGYDRQAIQTEYIAEYGIRGATTRLANGEGSAALNEMRQGIDTCQATKDLMLPSGQRPSCYKWFMPEVGAALGGATLLDTPTATEAGSLGPPGATDTAMLGNFVVELTDEANGGAVPGFQVDGQNQSFQMVRITLTSQGAVRPFTAGTACDASSSRSAGSAYVRSHVVTLISK; translated from the coding sequence GTGAAACAACGCATGACGCCCGCCCACTTTTCCCGCCATTTGCGCCGTTCTCCCGTCGTGGGTGCGCGCCGGGCCCGCGTAGAGGAGCGCGGCGCCGCCCTCTTCATCGTGGTGCTCGTCATCACGTTGCTAACCGCAATCGGGATCTTCGCCGCGCGCTCCGCGAGCCTGGTGGATATGGCGAGCGGCTACGACCGCCAGGCCATCCAAACCGAGTACATCGCCGAGTACGGGATCCGCGGGGCAACAACCCGCCTCGCGAACGGTGAAGGCAGCGCGGCGCTCAACGAGATGCGCCAAGGCATCGATACCTGTCAGGCGACCAAGGATCTCATGCTGCCCTCGGGTCAGCGCCCGAGCTGCTACAAGTGGTTCATGCCGGAGGTCGGCGCTGCGCTCGGCGGCGCGACCCTGCTGGACACGCCGACCGCGACGGAAGCGGGCTCCTTGGGGCCGCCCGGCGCGACCGACACGGCGATGCTCGGCAACTTCGTCGTCGAGTTGACGGACGAGGCCAACGGCGGCGCCGTGCCGGGGTTCCAGGTCGACGGACAGAACCAGTCCTTTCAGATGGTGCGCATCACTCTCACTTCTCAGGGCGCCGTGCGGCCCTTCACCGCAGGCACCGCCTGCGACGCGTCGAGCTCTCGCTCCGCGGGTTCCGCATATGTCCGCTCCCACGTAGTCACCTTGATCAGCAAGTAA